One genomic region from Amycolatopsis sp. FBCC-B4732 encodes:
- a CDS encoding serine hydrolase — protein sequence MTAQQLHAVLGRAARRHRVPGAQLAVLRDGERVVVQTGVEDQDRGTPMTEDSAVPTGSVTKVATATVVMALVADDDLELDQPVADVLGVAGLSGALTPRRLLSHTSGLPSDPADPTAGCLREVREAVPVCPPGSAFSYSNLGYALVGAVIEAVTGMTWREAVEAIVLRPSKIEPVYAGSARGVSGHGRAAGPAGARPVEQVLPPMLEPAGALAFSARDLVELGRIHLGKPGLLDVVTAADMHRLVPEADPFGLADGWGLGIAHFGTGDDVWLGHDGTADGTSCHLRIDQAGACVVAFTANGAAGTDMWHEVAGDLRELGFDLPEQRFGKPGARPVPVPDGDFGTYRNGAIDYTVRADGAGAALVVDGEVYPGLVLHDDGSFTVRDPATGRATPCGRFRGAPGASTAVEIGGRLARRC from the coding sequence GTGACGGCGCAACAGCTGCACGCGGTGCTGGGGCGCGCCGCTCGACGGCACCGGGTGCCGGGGGCGCAGCTCGCGGTGCTGCGGGACGGCGAGCGGGTGGTGGTCCAGACCGGTGTCGAGGACCAGGACCGGGGCACGCCGATGACCGAAGACTCCGCGGTGCCGACCGGTTCGGTCACCAAGGTGGCCACGGCCACGGTGGTGATGGCCCTCGTGGCGGACGACGACCTCGAGCTGGATCAGCCCGTCGCCGACGTCCTCGGCGTGGCCGGCCTGTCCGGCGCGCTCACCCCGCGCCGGCTGCTCAGCCACACCAGCGGGCTCCCGTCCGACCCCGCCGACCCCACCGCGGGCTGCCTGAGAGAGGTGCGCGAGGCGGTCCCCGTCTGCCCGCCGGGCAGCGCCTTCTCCTACTCGAACCTCGGGTACGCGCTGGTCGGGGCCGTGATCGAAGCCGTGACCGGGATGACCTGGCGGGAGGCCGTCGAGGCGATCGTGCTGCGGCCGTCGAAGATCGAGCCGGTCTACGCCGGGAGCGCGCGCGGCGTCTCCGGCCACGGGCGGGCCGCCGGTCCGGCCGGGGCGCGGCCGGTCGAGCAGGTGCTGCCGCCGATGCTGGAGCCCGCCGGGGCGCTGGCGTTCAGCGCGCGTGACCTGGTCGAACTCGGCCGGATCCACCTGGGCAAGCCGGGGCTGCTCGACGTCGTGACCGCGGCCGACATGCACCGGCTCGTCCCGGAGGCCGACCCGTTCGGGCTCGCCGACGGCTGGGGCCTGGGCATCGCCCACTTCGGCACAGGCGACGACGTCTGGCTGGGCCACGACGGCACCGCCGACGGCACGTCCTGCCACCTGCGCATCGACCAGGCGGGCGCGTGCGTGGTCGCCTTCACCGCGAACGGCGCGGCCGGCACGGACATGTGGCACGAGGTCGCCGGCGACCTGCGTGAGCTGGGCTTCGACCTGCCCGAACAGCGCTTCGGCAAGCCCGGCGCGCGACCCGTGCCGGTCCCGGACGGCGACTTCGGCACCTACCGCAACGGTGCCATCGACTACACCGTCCGCGCCGACGGCGCGGGTGCCGCGCTCGTCGTCGACGGCGAGGTCTACCCCGGCCTCGTCCTGCACGACGACGGCAGCTTCACCGTCCGCGACCCCGCGACCGGCCGCGCCACCCCGTGCGGCCGCTTCCGCGGCGCGCCCGGCGCTTCGACCGCGGTCGAAATCGGTGGCCGCCTCGCGCGGCGCTGCTGA
- a CDS encoding MarR family winged helix-turn-helix transcriptional regulator, with protein MTGLDGTADLDRRLADALERLGNGLRSLAQRTARGHGLSPLQQQAVLALARQPQGRREVAALAKESDVTTPTMVDAIAALERKGLVSRAPTSDGRRRVLSLTGAGDAIARALSTWDDPLTTALAGVPVAERAATLQTVLDVIGGLQRSGVLGAMRTCTTCRFFGRDEHPDPAVPHHCHLLRTPIPRTALRTDCPEHEPAAG; from the coding sequence ATGACGGGTCTCGACGGCACCGCCGACCTCGACCGCAGGCTGGCTGACGCCCTCGAACGGCTGGGCAACGGCCTGCGTTCGCTGGCCCAGCGGACCGCGCGCGGGCACGGGCTGTCGCCGCTGCAGCAGCAGGCGGTCCTCGCGCTGGCCCGGCAGCCGCAAGGCCGGCGCGAGGTGGCGGCGCTGGCCAAGGAGTCCGACGTCACCACCCCGACCATGGTCGACGCGATCGCCGCGCTGGAGCGCAAAGGGCTGGTCAGCCGCGCCCCCACCAGCGACGGCCGCCGCCGGGTGCTGTCACTGACCGGGGCGGGCGACGCGATCGCCCGCGCACTGTCCACTTGGGACGATCCGCTGACGACGGCGCTGGCCGGCGTCCCGGTGGCGGAGCGCGCCGCCACCCTGCAGACGGTGCTCGACGTCATCGGCGGCCTGCAGCGCTCCGGCGTGCTGGGCGCGATGCGGACGTGCACGACGTGCCGGTTCTTCGGCCGGGACGAGCACCCCGACCCCGCGGTACCCCACCACTGCCACCTGCTGCGCACCCCGATCCCCCGGACCGCCCTGCGCACCGACTGCCCGGAGCACGAGCCGGCCGCGGGCTAG
- a CDS encoding EthD family reductase has protein sequence MHRLTVLYPPPADEAHFREYYAGTHLPLAAKLPGLLHSEYSFDVASLAGERKYFAVFHADFESAETMATALGSEAGKAVAADVPHYATGGVEMIHYPLSGGR, from the coding sequence ATGCACCGGCTCACCGTGCTCTACCCGCCGCCCGCCGACGAAGCCCACTTCCGGGAGTACTACGCCGGCACCCACCTGCCGCTGGCCGCGAAGCTGCCCGGCCTCCTGCACTCGGAGTACTCCTTCGACGTGGCCTCCCTGGCGGGGGAGCGGAAGTACTTCGCCGTGTTCCACGCCGACTTCGAGTCAGCGGAGACGATGGCGACCGCGCTGGGTTCCGAAGCGGGCAAGGCTGTGGCCGCCGATGTTCCCCACTACGCCACCGGCGGCGTGGAGATGATCCACTACCCGCTCAGCGGCGGCCGCTGA
- a CDS encoding DUF4230 domain-containing protein: MGAWGKRLVGIAVAIVVLAVAALVGSAVHLLPQLRNPFATQTEEHSGPVLLQSIVELSRYEAASGSFQVVVDITTSSVLPSFLVGSDTMFIGVGTDNAYVDFSGLKGDAVQVSDDRLSATVTLAHAQLEPATLDVHESHVYAQQQGLFTRVNEFLSGNPNSQQALYELAQKQIQAAAAKSTLIADAERNTKAMLTGLLQSLGFKNITVNYADNPRGG, encoded by the coding sequence ATGGGTGCATGGGGCAAGCGGCTCGTCGGAATCGCCGTCGCTATCGTGGTTCTCGCCGTCGCGGCGCTCGTCGGATCGGCGGTGCACCTGTTACCCCAATTGCGCAATCCGTTCGCGACGCAGACCGAAGAGCACTCCGGTCCGGTGCTGCTGCAGTCGATCGTCGAGCTCTCGCGCTACGAGGCCGCCAGCGGGTCGTTCCAGGTGGTCGTCGACATCACGACCAGCTCGGTGCTGCCCAGTTTCCTCGTGGGCAGCGACACGATGTTCATCGGCGTCGGCACGGACAACGCCTACGTGGACTTCTCCGGGCTGAAGGGCGATGCGGTCCAGGTCTCCGACGACCGCCTCTCCGCCACGGTCACCCTGGCGCACGCCCAGCTGGAGCCGGCGACGCTGGACGTGCACGAGTCGCACGTCTACGCGCAGCAGCAGGGCCTGTTCACCCGCGTCAACGAGTTCCTCAGCGGCAACCCGAACTCGCAGCAGGCGCTCTACGAGCTCGCCCAGAAGCAGATCCAGGCCGCGGCCGCGAAGAGCACGCTGATCGCCGACGCGGAGCGGAACACGAAGGCGATGCTGACCGGCCTGCTGCAGTCGCTCGGCTTCAAGAACATCACGGTGAACTACGCCGACAACCCCCGCGGAGGCTGA
- a CDS encoding O-acetylhomoserine aminocarboxypropyltransferase/cysteine synthase family protein, with the protein MPVTERPASTPKQFRRAESAVMHAGAELRAGPTAPVITPIFQTAAYELPDTGAAAGIFELSEDGHAYTRLNNPTCDVLEARIAAVDGAPAALAVSTGQAATTVALLNLCQAGDNIVSSDELYGGTWNLLANTFRRFGVETRFVSPEDPKNFAAATDERTRAYFGETLPNPKLRIFPIEDVAGLAEQAEVPLVLDNTLLPMVCNPLDFGANILVYSATKYIGGHGSALGGLIVDGGTFDWTRHAARHPLLTEPDPAHGGAVWTETGAGLDSALGRSPYLLKARETLLRDLGACLSPFNAFLLIQGIETLPLRMRAHGENAAAVAKFLDAHPAVASVSHPTLAGGEQEELLRRYLGGNGGPLVQFELTGGQAAGRRFIEALRLFAHVTNIGDVRSMATHPASTTHAQLPEADQLAAGVTPGSIRLSLGLEHPDDLLEDLTRALAGAR; encoded by the coding sequence ATGCCGGTCACTGAACGCCCCGCCAGCACGCCTAAGCAGTTCCGGCGGGCCGAATCCGCCGTGATGCACGCGGGCGCCGAGCTGCGCGCCGGCCCGACCGCGCCGGTGATCACGCCCATCTTCCAGACCGCGGCCTACGAGCTGCCCGACACCGGTGCGGCCGCGGGCATCTTCGAGCTGAGCGAGGACGGGCACGCCTACACCCGCCTCAACAACCCGACCTGCGACGTGCTGGAAGCGCGGATCGCCGCGGTCGACGGCGCCCCGGCCGCGCTGGCCGTCTCCACCGGGCAGGCCGCGACCACGGTGGCCCTGCTGAACCTCTGCCAGGCCGGGGACAACATCGTCAGCTCCGACGAGCTCTACGGCGGCACGTGGAACCTGCTGGCCAACACCTTCAGGCGGTTCGGCGTCGAGACCCGGTTCGTCAGCCCGGAAGACCCGAAGAACTTCGCCGCCGCCACCGACGAGCGCACCCGCGCCTACTTCGGCGAGACGCTGCCCAACCCGAAGCTGCGCATCTTCCCGATCGAAGACGTCGCCGGGCTCGCCGAACAGGCGGAAGTGCCGCTGGTCCTGGACAACACGCTGCTGCCGATGGTCTGCAACCCGCTGGACTTCGGCGCGAACATCCTCGTCTATTCGGCGACGAAGTACATCGGCGGCCACGGCAGTGCCCTGGGCGGGCTCATCGTGGACGGCGGCACCTTCGACTGGACCCGCCACGCCGCGCGGCACCCGCTGCTGACCGAGCCCGACCCGGCGCACGGCGGCGCGGTGTGGACCGAGACCGGCGCCGGGCTCGACAGCGCGCTGGGCCGCAGCCCGTACCTGCTCAAAGCGCGGGAAACGCTGCTGCGCGACCTCGGGGCGTGCCTGAGCCCGTTCAACGCCTTCCTGCTGATCCAGGGCATCGAAACGCTTCCGCTGCGGATGCGCGCGCACGGCGAGAACGCGGCCGCGGTGGCGAAGTTCCTCGACGCGCACCCGGCGGTGGCCTCGGTCAGCCACCCGACGCTGGCCGGCGGCGAGCAGGAGGAACTGCTGCGGCGCTACCTCGGCGGCAACGGCGGGCCGCTGGTGCAGTTCGAGCTCACCGGCGGGCAGGCGGCCGGCCGCCGGTTCATCGAAGCGCTCCGCCTCTTCGCGCACGTGACCAACATCGGCGACGTCCGGTCGATGGCCACGCACCCGGCGTCCACCACCCACGCCCAGCTGCCCGAAGCCGACCAGCTGGCGGCGGGCGTCACCCCGGGCTCGATCCGGCTTTCGCTGGGCCTGGAGCACCCGGACGACCTGCTCGAAGACCTCACCCGCGCGCTGGCGGGGGCCCGGTGA
- a CDS encoding gamma-glutamyl-gamma-aminobutyrate hydrolase family protein encodes MSARPLVALAASAEPIGVVPHLAVREVYVRALERVSGCSVAVVGGPAPDLAELLGRFDGVVFGGHETDVQAARYGGPPQDGPVDPARDELALRVLPAALRAGVPVLGICRGLQELNVALGGTLRDLPGDEHREDLSQPRDRQYLPAHDVDLTEGGVLRQLLGYARVPVNSLHHQAIDRVAPDLRVEAVAADGVVEAASAGDGFCLAVQWHPEWYAETDPVSTAIFHGFGVAARLAAGQRAQGVPLPRPMSSIGMNS; translated from the coding sequence GTGAGCGCCCGGCCGCTGGTCGCGCTCGCCGCGTCGGCCGAACCGATCGGCGTGGTGCCGCACCTCGCGGTGCGCGAGGTCTACGTCCGGGCGCTGGAACGGGTTTCCGGCTGCTCGGTGGCCGTCGTCGGTGGTCCGGCCCCGGACCTGGCGGAGCTGCTCGGCCGGTTCGACGGCGTCGTCTTCGGCGGCCACGAGACCGACGTCCAGGCCGCCCGCTACGGCGGTCCGCCCCAGGACGGGCCCGTCGATCCGGCCCGCGACGAACTCGCGCTGCGAGTGCTGCCGGCCGCGCTGCGGGCGGGGGTGCCGGTGCTGGGGATCTGCCGTGGGCTGCAGGAGCTGAACGTGGCACTGGGCGGCACGTTGCGCGACCTGCCAGGCGACGAGCACCGCGAGGACCTTTCCCAGCCCCGCGACCGGCAGTACCTGCCCGCGCACGACGTCGACCTCACCGAAGGCGGCGTGCTGCGGCAGCTGCTTGGCTATGCGCGCGTGCCGGTCAACTCGCTGCACCACCAGGCGATCGACCGGGTCGCGCCGGACCTGCGGGTGGAGGCGGTGGCCGCGGACGGCGTGGTCGAGGCCGCCTCGGCGGGCGACGGGTTCTGCCTCGCGGTGCAGTGGCACCCGGAGTGGTACGCCGAGACGGACCCGGTCTCCACCGCGATCTTCCACGGGTTCGGCGTGGCGGCCCGGCTCGCCGCCGGGCAGCGTGCTCAGGGAGTTCCCCTGCCCCGTCCCATGTCCAGCATCGGCATGAACAGCTGA
- a CDS encoding UBP-type zinc finger domain-containing protein, whose protein sequence is MQGVDPAVPPSGPGCADCDAADPQGWWFHLRRCAECGRIGCCDSSPGQHASAHAAASGHRIVRSFEPGEEWFWDYEEETMYESGPTLAAPEHHPLTQSAPGPAERLPEDWPQHLHR, encoded by the coding sequence ATGCAAGGAGTAGACCCCGCGGTGCCGCCCAGTGGCCCGGGCTGCGCGGACTGCGACGCCGCGGACCCGCAGGGCTGGTGGTTCCACCTCCGCCGCTGCGCGGAATGCGGCCGCATCGGCTGCTGCGACTCGTCACCGGGTCAGCACGCGAGCGCCCACGCGGCGGCCTCGGGCCACCGGATCGTCCGCAGCTTCGAGCCGGGCGAGGAGTGGTTCTGGGACTACGAGGAAGAGACGATGTACGAGTCCGGCCCCACGCTGGCGGCCCCGGAACACCACCCCCTGACCCAGTCGGCCCCGGGCCCGGCCGAGCGGCTGCCGGAGGACTGGCCCCAGCACCTGCACCGCTGA
- a CDS encoding YitT family protein, producing MAELVQSPLVPPGRPVRRVSQLLSGLVLYGFSDAMVVAAGLGVEPWDALAQGLTRTAGLSIGVWTNLIGAAVLLLWIPLKQKPGLGTLCNVLLVGTSMDLALAVLPPFGQLWLRWVVLIAGIVLNGFATGCYIGAQAGPGPRDGLMTGLARRGHPIWAVRWGIEIAVLVIGFALGATVGIGTLLYACAIGPLAQLFMPMLDMGRGRGTP from the coding sequence GTGGCCGAACTGGTGCAGTCACCGCTGGTGCCACCCGGGCGGCCGGTCCGGCGGGTGTCCCAGCTGCTCTCCGGGCTGGTGCTCTACGGCTTCAGCGACGCGATGGTGGTCGCCGCCGGGCTCGGGGTCGAGCCGTGGGACGCGCTCGCGCAGGGGCTGACCCGCACGGCCGGGCTCAGCATCGGCGTCTGGACCAACCTGATCGGCGCCGCCGTGCTGCTGCTGTGGATCCCGCTGAAGCAGAAGCCGGGGCTGGGCACGCTGTGCAACGTCCTGCTCGTCGGCACCTCGATGGACCTCGCGCTGGCGGTGCTGCCGCCGTTCGGCCAGCTGTGGCTGCGCTGGGTCGTGCTGATCGCCGGCATCGTGCTCAACGGGTTCGCCACCGGCTGCTACATCGGCGCGCAGGCGGGCCCGGGCCCGCGGGACGGGCTGATGACCGGGCTCGCCCGGCGCGGGCACCCGATCTGGGCGGTGCGCTGGGGCATCGAGATCGCGGTGCTGGTGATCGGGTTCGCGCTCGGCGCCACCGTGGGCATCGGGACCCTGCTGTACGCCTGCGCGATCGGGCCGCTCGCTCAGCTGTTCATGCCGATGCTGGACATGGGACGGGGCAGGGGAACTCCCTGA
- the eno gene encoding phosphopyruvate hydratase: MTAIVRVKGREVLDSRGNPTVEVDVELADGSLGRAAVPSGASTGTREAVELRDGDKARFHGKGVRKAVDAVNTEIAEAVVGLDAEAQAEVDRALIALDGTANKARLGANATLGVSLAVVKAAAAASSLPLYRYAGGVFAHLLPMPMMNIINGGAHADNPIDFQEFMIGPIGAPTFAEAVRMGSEVFHTLRKSLHDAGHSTNVGDEGGFAPNLSSADEALEFVLRAIEQSGYTPGEDIALLLDPAASEFYTGEVYDYTGEGRKRSVEEHVAYLADLTARYPIVSIEDGLAQDDYDGWKQLTDTIGDRVQLVGDDVFCTNVNLLNDGIERGIGNSILVKVNQIGTLTETLTTVETAHKAGYSVVMSHRSGETEDTTIADLAVATNCGQIKTGSLSRADRTAKYNQLIRIEEELGSEARYAGASTISGRR, from the coding sequence ATGACTGCCATCGTCCGGGTCAAGGGCCGCGAAGTTCTGGACAGCCGCGGCAACCCGACCGTCGAGGTCGACGTCGAGCTGGCGGACGGGTCGCTCGGGCGGGCCGCGGTACCCTCGGGCGCCTCCACCGGGACCCGGGAAGCGGTCGAGCTGCGTGACGGGGACAAGGCCCGGTTCCACGGCAAGGGCGTGCGCAAGGCCGTCGACGCCGTCAACACCGAGATCGCCGAAGCGGTCGTGGGCCTGGACGCCGAAGCGCAAGCCGAGGTCGACCGGGCGCTGATCGCGCTGGACGGCACCGCGAACAAGGCACGCCTCGGCGCCAACGCCACGCTGGGTGTGTCGCTCGCCGTGGTCAAGGCGGCCGCGGCCGCCAGTTCGCTGCCGCTCTACCGGTACGCCGGCGGCGTGTTCGCCCACCTGCTGCCGATGCCGATGATGAACATCATCAACGGCGGCGCGCACGCGGACAACCCGATCGACTTCCAGGAGTTCATGATCGGCCCGATCGGCGCGCCGACGTTCGCCGAGGCCGTGCGGATGGGCTCCGAGGTGTTCCACACGCTGCGCAAGTCGCTGCACGACGCCGGGCACAGCACCAACGTCGGCGACGAAGGCGGGTTCGCGCCCAACCTCAGCTCCGCCGACGAGGCGCTCGAGTTCGTGCTGCGCGCGATCGAGCAGTCCGGCTACACCCCCGGCGAGGACATCGCCCTGCTGCTCGACCCGGCCGCGTCGGAGTTCTACACCGGCGAGGTCTACGACTACACCGGCGAGGGCCGCAAGCGCAGCGTCGAGGAGCACGTCGCCTACCTCGCCGACCTGACCGCCCGCTACCCCATCGTCTCGATCGAAGACGGCCTCGCCCAGGACGACTACGACGGCTGGAAGCAGCTCACCGACACCATCGGCGACCGCGTGCAGCTCGTCGGCGACGACGTCTTCTGCACCAACGTGAACCTGCTGAACGACGGCATCGAGCGCGGCATCGGGAACTCGATCCTGGTCAAGGTCAACCAGATCGGCACCCTCACCGAGACGCTGACCACGGTCGAGACCGCGCACAAGGCGGGCTACTCCGTGGTCATGTCCCACCGCTCCGGCGAAACCGAGGACACCACGATCGCCGACCTCGCCGTCGCCACCAATTGCGGCCAGATCAAGACCGGCTCGCTGTCGCGCGCCGACCGCACCGCCAAGTACAACCAGCTCATCCGCATCGAGGAGGAGCTCGGTTCGGAGGCGCGCTACGCCGGCGCGAGCACGATCAGCGGCCGCCGCTGA
- a CDS encoding VOC family protein, whose protein sequence is MDMKLEVVVLPVTDVDRTKQFYRSLGWREDADIDFGASRIVQLTPPGSSTSVHFGTGITDATSGGVRNTYLVVTDVEAARAELAGHGVAVSEVFHRDATGAFAPGIHPDRGTYSSFASFSDPDGNTWLLQEITDRFPGRVDGVTYGSAEELERALREAAAAHGEHEKETGEYDEQWPAWYARYMADHQGA, encoded by the coding sequence ATGGACATGAAGCTCGAAGTCGTGGTCCTGCCCGTCACCGACGTCGACCGGACCAAGCAGTTCTACCGGAGCCTCGGCTGGCGCGAAGACGCCGACATCGACTTCGGCGCCTCCCGGATCGTCCAGCTGACCCCGCCGGGATCGAGCACGTCGGTGCACTTCGGCACCGGCATCACCGACGCCACCTCCGGCGGCGTGCGCAACACCTACCTGGTGGTCACCGACGTCGAAGCCGCCCGCGCCGAGCTCGCCGGGCACGGGGTCGCGGTCAGCGAGGTCTTCCACCGCGACGCCACCGGCGCCTTCGCCCCGGGCATCCACCCCGACCGCGGCACGTACTCGTCGTTCGCCTCGTTCAGCGACCCCGACGGCAACACGTGGCTGCTGCAGGAGATCACCGACCGCTTCCCGGGCCGGGTCGACGGCGTGACGTACGGCTCCGCCGAGGAACTCGAGCGCGCCCTGCGCGAAGCCGCCGCGGCGCACGGCGAGCACGAGAAGGAGACCGGGGAGTACGACGAGCAATGGCCGGCCTGGTACGCGCGGTACATGGCGGACCACCAGGGCGCCTGA